In Bacillus toyonensis BCT-7112, a single window of DNA contains:
- a CDS encoding DUF4020 domain-containing protein, with protein MWITSEVEIPDELIDHLEQGKLVLFVGAGVSMKGKSNLPNFDDLVDEIAKTLYVEKREITEPHDYYLGKIAKTKDVHQVAKDLVHIETSKPNPLHFAIPRLFPLDTEVRIVTTNFDRHFTTAMNEMNRELNVYYAPALPTGRAFKGLAYIHGNIEQEKEALILTDGDFGRAYLTEGWARRFLVDLFSNYTVLFVGYSHNDPVMKYLATGLPPSTRRYAFVAQGENTYHWEHLGIRPIVYPNKSNNHQSLVKAVKRWAELMGDNYITKRMRIRDIVTVPPSVEQEQLSYIKQSIKKIETVRYFVEFARDYEWVEWLEAEGKLRNLFLLTSTYDEVDELLAEWLVEQFLFSHQKELFQLIFKNHSKISPLLWRTICSYLNETKIKMDPLLFARWTLLLLETAEKDSKSIEKISYLLQKCFFPEHKEIALLLLTFILDGKLKLKRERKLGNDTQESIELEESSRLPVSTFSHVEQIWNEKMRPHISYYAVPILMMGLEKMRMLSLRQTALKKRNKENVEKEFHQNDLAFLIQIVKECLIYLCENNEKKANYYITEMIEANSLLQKRIAIDAMNKNLFVSVDDKMKWLLQEGLLLDVTYKHEVFQLLKNHYAHSLEKTKEEVIQTATKHLAEERAFDVCLVLDLLFTCDSNSPSTAQGYELMKQKHPHFHSVLYSVPKKKAIEQSITCNVTADGLLQLKDDEIMNQIRQFSNDGVFEQRHFLEMLSKACKLNTEWSISFAYQLVGMHEISNEVWFVCIREWRNNRRLTNGQIQKIIPLLQKFVRNTAFHWLISSFLYEISNRLEELEENSIRFVKRFAFSVFPQVMKSDTDFKIGKQDFYNESIQHPVGKMTAVLLKLLSYDHLYDRNVYEYLFLFEEQVRVSSERTNFMFARLIADITFLYHIEKQWCRKYLLPYLELKKENEITKYAWAGLCYTQINLPLFTEMKRFIKYAVEHLEVLHPHTREAFLKWLSFVFIKCVLYWEQKTDWLYPLLIRENEENKIKFMQHLCYYVKTLSVKEQQKFWTAWLSIFLRERPKMGEITTREYVMILRIILYMDEILEKGLRILSRTFIDVNGECAGEEMKQLFIEMLEKKESMKAYKEMYANVFFTLLQTRQEADFLENEIIQIKKRLAQFGIEKHVLNLIENEMIRIGIVMGNLQEEI; from the coding sequence ATGTGGATTACTTCAGAAGTAGAAATTCCAGATGAGCTAATCGATCATCTTGAACAAGGAAAGTTAGTATTGTTTGTTGGAGCGGGAGTTTCTATGAAAGGGAAATCAAACTTACCGAATTTTGATGATTTAGTTGATGAAATTGCAAAAACTTTATATGTCGAAAAGCGTGAAATAACAGAACCTCATGATTATTATCTTGGTAAAATTGCGAAAACAAAAGATGTACATCAAGTTGCAAAAGACCTAGTTCATATAGAAACGTCAAAACCAAATCCGCTTCATTTTGCAATTCCGAGGTTGTTTCCTTTAGATACAGAAGTTCGCATTGTAACGACGAATTTTGATCGACATTTTACAACTGCGATGAACGAAATGAATAGAGAATTAAATGTTTATTATGCACCTGCTTTACCTACAGGTAGAGCGTTTAAAGGGCTTGCTTACATACATGGAAATATAGAACAAGAAAAGGAAGCTTTAATTTTAACAGATGGTGATTTTGGAAGGGCTTACTTAACGGAAGGATGGGCGAGAAGATTTTTAGTTGATTTATTCTCCAATTACACCGTTTTATTCGTTGGGTATAGCCATAATGACCCAGTAATGAAATATTTAGCAACTGGTTTACCACCAAGTACAAGGCGCTATGCATTTGTCGCACAAGGAGAAAATACGTATCACTGGGAACATTTAGGGATAAGGCCGATTGTGTATCCGAATAAATCAAATAATCACCAGTCCCTCGTCAAAGCGGTAAAACGCTGGGCGGAATTAATGGGGGATAATTATATTACAAAAAGAATGCGTATTCGTGACATTGTAACAGTGCCACCATCAGTAGAGCAGGAACAATTATCCTACATAAAACAGTCCATTAAAAAAATTGAAACTGTTCGATATTTTGTTGAATTTGCCCGAGATTATGAATGGGTGGAATGGCTTGAAGCAGAGGGGAAATTACGAAATTTATTTTTGCTTACGTCAACCTATGATGAAGTAGATGAATTGCTTGCAGAATGGTTGGTGGAACAATTTCTTTTTAGTCATCAGAAAGAATTATTTCAATTGATTTTTAAAAATCATTCTAAAATATCCCCGTTATTATGGAGAACAATTTGCAGCTATTTAAACGAGACGAAGATCAAAATGGACCCATTGTTGTTTGCAAGATGGACACTCCTTTTATTAGAAACAGCTGAAAAAGATAGTAAATCTATAGAAAAAATCTCTTACTTATTGCAAAAGTGTTTTTTTCCTGAGCATAAAGAAATTGCTTTATTGTTACTAACGTTTATTTTGGACGGAAAACTTAAGTTGAAGCGTGAAAGAAAGTTAGGAAATGATACGCAAGAATCCATTGAACTTGAGGAATCGAGTCGGTTACCGGTGTCTACATTTTCTCATGTGGAGCAAATTTGGAATGAGAAGATGAGACCGCATATTTCTTATTACGCAGTTCCCATTTTGATGATGGGATTAGAGAAGATGCGAATGTTGTCATTAAGACAAACGGCACTGAAAAAAAGAAATAAGGAAAATGTAGAAAAAGAGTTTCATCAAAATGACCTTGCATTTTTAATTCAAATTGTAAAAGAGTGTCTAATCTATTTATGTGAAAACAATGAGAAAAAAGCGAATTATTATATTACAGAAATGATAGAAGCAAATAGTTTGCTTCAAAAGCGAATTGCAATTGATGCGATGAATAAAAATTTATTTGTTAGCGTAGATGATAAAATGAAATGGTTGTTACAGGAAGGGCTTCTTTTAGATGTCACATATAAACATGAGGTGTTTCAACTTTTAAAAAATCATTACGCACATTCTTTAGAAAAAACAAAGGAAGAAGTCATTCAAACTGCAACGAAGCACCTTGCAGAGGAGAGGGCATTTGATGTTTGTTTAGTCTTAGATTTATTATTCACTTGTGATTCAAATAGTCCATCAACAGCACAAGGATACGAGCTAATGAAACAGAAACATCCGCATTTTCATTCTGTTCTATACAGTGTACCTAAAAAAAAGGCTATCGAACAAAGTATTACTTGTAATGTAACTGCCGATGGATTACTGCAGCTGAAAGACGATGAAATCATGAACCAAATTCGGCAATTTTCGAATGACGGTGTTTTTGAACAACGTCATTTTTTAGAGATGTTATCAAAGGCATGTAAATTGAATACAGAGTGGAGTATTTCATTTGCGTACCAATTAGTAGGCATGCATGAAATAAGTAACGAAGTGTGGTTTGTTTGTATTAGAGAGTGGCGAAATAACCGGAGACTGACAAATGGGCAAATCCAAAAAATTATTCCGCTGTTACAGAAATTTGTTAGAAACACTGCGTTTCATTGGTTAATTAGTAGTTTTCTATATGAGATTAGTAATCGATTAGAAGAGTTAGAGGAGAATAGTATACGGTTTGTAAAACGTTTTGCTTTTTCGGTATTTCCTCAAGTTATGAAAAGCGATACAGATTTTAAGATTGGAAAACAAGACTTTTATAATGAGTCGATTCAGCATCCTGTTGGAAAAATGACAGCTGTATTATTAAAACTGTTATCATATGATCATTTATACGATCGCAATGTGTATGAATATTTATTTTTATTTGAAGAACAAGTAAGAGTAAGTTCTGAACGGACAAACTTTATGTTTGCGCGTTTAATAGCAGATATTACATTTTTATATCATATTGAGAAACAATGGTGCCGAAAATATTTGTTACCTTACTTAGAATTAAAGAAAGAAAATGAGATTACGAAATATGCTTGGGCAGGTCTATGTTATACGCAAATAAATTTACCTTTATTTACTGAAATGAAGAGGTTTATTAAGTATGCAGTAGAGCATTTAGAAGTTTTACACCCGCATACGAGGGAAGCTTTCTTGAAGTGGCTTAGTTTTGTATTTATAAAATGTGTGCTGTATTGGGAACAAAAAACAGATTGGCTATATCCGTTGCTTATACGAGAAAATGAAGAGAATAAAATTAAATTTATGCAACATTTATGCTATTACGTTAAAACATTAAGTGTAAAAGAACAACAAAAATTTTGGACAGCTTGGCTCAGTATATTTTTACGAGAACGACCAAAAATGGGTGAGATAACAACGAGAGAATATGTAATGATTTTACGTATTATTTTATACATGGATGAGATTTTAGAAAAAGGATTACGTATTTTGTCGCGTACATTTATAGATGTAAATGGAGAATGTGCAGGAGAGGAAATGAAACAGTTATTTATTGAAATGCTTGAAAAGAAAGAGAGTATGAAAGCGTATAAAGAAATGTATGCAAATGTGTTTTTCACTTTACTGCAAACACGTCAGGAAGCTGATTTTCTTGAAAATGAAATCATACAAATAAAAAAACGATTAGCCCAGTTTGGAATAGAAAAACACGTATTAAACTTAATAGAAAATGAGATGATTCGCATCGGAATTGTAATGGGGAATTTACAAGAAGAAATATAG
- a CDS encoding YndM family protein codes for MNGFTVVLIKFISCIIAFSIGLALFFPATFVQIISFSLFVTIVSYMFVDKIILNRIGNTGAIMTDFLLAYLSVWIFGNILLDNYMQIAWGSILSAIVFTLSEVIVHRFSNSHTRHHNDNIHINRRFAYGTEFAEEQNVLDKDKKK; via the coding sequence TTGAATGGTTTTACTGTAGTACTTATCAAATTCATATCATGCATTATCGCATTTAGTATCGGACTAGCTTTATTTTTCCCTGCAACGTTCGTCCAAATTATTTCATTCAGTCTTTTTGTGACAATCGTATCTTATATGTTCGTTGATAAAATTATTTTAAATCGCATTGGCAATACTGGTGCCATTATGACAGATTTCTTATTAGCGTATTTAAGCGTTTGGATTTTCGGTAATATTTTATTAGACAACTACATGCAAATTGCATGGGGAAGTATCCTTTCAGCGATTGTCTTCACATTATCAGAAGTAATTGTACATCGCTTCTCTAACTCACACACAAGACATCACAACGATAATATTCATATTAATCGCCGATTTGCATATGGTACGGAGTTTGCTGAAGAACAGAATGTATTGGATAAAGATAAGAAGAAGTAA
- a CDS encoding cysteine hydrolase family protein gives MKKALIVIDVQAGMYTAGISVHNGEKFLETLQELIGECRSNDIPVMYVQHNGPKDHPLEKGTDGWEVHAAIAPKEGDSIVEKTTPDSFHKTNLNEVLQEKGIEHVIISGMQTEYCVDTTTRRACSEGYKVTLVSDAHSTFDTDVLRAEDIVKHHNVVFGAFADVVTLKDLKVAASK, from the coding sequence ATGAAAAAAGCATTAATAGTAATTGATGTACAAGCAGGTATGTATACAGCAGGAATATCAGTACATAATGGGGAAAAGTTTTTAGAAACATTACAAGAACTCATTGGGGAATGTCGCTCAAATGATATTCCGGTTATGTATGTCCAACATAACGGGCCAAAAGATCACCCGTTAGAAAAAGGGACAGATGGCTGGGAGGTGCATGCGGCAATTGCACCAAAAGAGGGTGATAGTATCGTTGAAAAGACGACGCCAGATTCATTCCATAAAACAAACTTAAACGAAGTGTTACAAGAAAAAGGAATTGAACATGTTATTATTTCAGGCATGCAAACAGAGTACTGTGTGGATACGACAACGCGCAGAGCATGTAGTGAAGGGTATAAAGTAACGTTAGTAAGTGATGCACATAGTACATTTGATACAGATGTGTTACGTGCTGAAGATATTGTGAAGCATCATAACGTAGTGTTTGGAGCGTTTGCTGATGTTGTGACGTTAAAAGATTTGAAAGTGGCTGCCTCTAAATAA